A DNA window from Xanthomonas campestris pv. campestris str. ATCC 33913 contains the following coding sequences:
- a CDS encoding chemotaxis protein CheA produces MSMDLQRFHATFFEESREGLDAMEAGLLSLEEGNRDPEIINSVFRAAHSIKGGAATFGFEAVAGLTHVLETLLDELRSNKRQLEPNAVDAMLGSVDVLRALLREAEHGTPADPAAVKAVHTRLNAVLAGEAPAAVVVAKPKEEEPEAWHIGFTPAPSLFMSGNDPLRIIRELEHLGPLQIAARLERMPGFENIDPLEAYLAWDLGLIGKIPRSKIEDTFAWVVDDCELDIRPMAVPGPPPSLAVEAAGTAAVAVATTAAAEPAAAAAATPAKAAAAEAESSIRVSVDKVDALINLVGELVITQAMLKQVSTGLDPAHAEQLFAGLDLLERNTRDLQEAVIGVRMLPVDAVFRRFPRLVRDLSSRLGKQVRLRTIGESTELDKGLIEKIADPLVHLVRNSIDHGLEMPDARRASGKDETGTITLAASHQGGHIVIEVSDDGRGLNRAKILEKAAERGIAVPDNPTDSQVWDLIFAPGFSTADAVTDLSGRGVGMDVVRRNIQGLGGEVQLESNAGSGTRVLIRLPLTLAILDGMTVSVAGETLILPLSYVLEALQPAPEDVRSMAGDGRVLRVRGEYLPILSLTNYYGFGGQQSSKESLVVVVEGDGQKIALEVDELLGQQQVVVKNIENNYRRIPGVSGATILGDGRVSLIVDIGGLVRSLKVPQAA; encoded by the coding sequence ATGAGCATGGACCTGCAACGTTTCCACGCCACCTTTTTCGAGGAAAGCCGTGAAGGGCTCGACGCGATGGAGGCCGGGCTGCTGTCCCTGGAAGAGGGAAACCGCGACCCGGAAATCATCAACTCGGTGTTCCGCGCCGCGCACTCCATCAAGGGCGGTGCGGCCACCTTCGGCTTTGAAGCCGTCGCCGGCCTGACCCACGTGCTGGAAACGCTGCTGGACGAGCTGCGCTCCAACAAGCGCCAACTCGAACCCAATGCGGTCGACGCCATGCTCGGCTCGGTCGACGTGCTGCGCGCCCTGTTGCGCGAAGCCGAACACGGCACCCCGGCCGACCCGGCAGCGGTCAAGGCCGTGCACACCCGCTTGAACGCGGTGCTCGCCGGCGAAGCGCCGGCCGCCGTGGTCGTCGCCAAGCCGAAGGAAGAAGAACCCGAAGCCTGGCACATCGGCTTCACCCCGGCGCCGTCGCTGTTCATGAGCGGCAACGACCCGCTGCGCATCATCCGCGAGCTGGAGCATCTTGGCCCGCTGCAGATCGCCGCGCGTCTGGAGCGCATGCCGGGCTTTGAGAACATCGACCCGCTGGAAGCCTACCTGGCCTGGGATCTGGGCCTGATCGGCAAGATTCCGCGCAGCAAGATCGAAGACACCTTTGCCTGGGTCGTGGACGACTGCGAGCTGGACATCCGCCCGATGGCGGTGCCCGGCCCGCCGCCGAGCCTGGCGGTGGAAGCGGCTGGCACTGCTGCCGTCGCGGTTGCGACAACCGCCGCTGCAGAACCTGCTGCCGCCGCTGCCGCCACGCCTGCCAAGGCCGCCGCTGCCGAAGCCGAAAGCTCCATCCGCGTCAGCGTCGACAAGGTCGATGCGCTGATCAACCTGGTCGGCGAACTGGTGATCACGCAGGCCATGCTCAAGCAGGTCTCCACCGGCCTGGACCCGGCGCATGCCGAACAGTTGTTTGCCGGCCTGGATCTGCTCGAACGCAATACCCGCGATCTGCAGGAAGCAGTCATTGGCGTGCGCATGCTCCCGGTGGACGCGGTGTTCCGCCGCTTCCCGCGTCTGGTGCGCGACCTCTCCAGCCGCCTCGGCAAGCAGGTGCGTCTGCGCACGATTGGCGAAAGCACGGAACTGGACAAGGGCCTGATCGAAAAGATTGCCGATCCGTTGGTGCACCTGGTGCGCAACTCGATCGACCATGGTCTGGAAATGCCCGATGCGCGCCGCGCCTCCGGCAAGGACGAAACCGGCACCATCACCCTGGCGGCATCGCACCAGGGCGGTCACATCGTGATCGAAGTCAGCGACGACGGCCGTGGCCTCAATCGCGCCAAGATCCTGGAAAAAGCGGCCGAACGCGGCATTGCCGTGCCGGACAACCCGACTGATTCGCAGGTGTGGGATCTGATCTTCGCACCGGGCTTCTCCACCGCCGATGCCGTCACCGACCTCTCCGGTCGTGGCGTGGGCATGGACGTGGTCCGCCGCAACATCCAGGGCCTGGGTGGCGAAGTGCAGCTGGAAAGCAACGCCGGCAGCGGGACCCGCGTGCTGATCCGTCTGCCGCTGACCCTGGCCATCCTGGACGGCATGACCGTGTCGGTTGCCGGCGAAACCCTGATCCTGCCGCTGTCCTACGTGCTCGAAGCGCTGCAGCCGGCGCCGGAAGATGTTCGCTCGATGGCCGGTGACGGCCGGGTGCTGCGGGTCCGGGGCGAGTATCTGCCGATCCTGTCGCTCACCAATTACTACGGTTTCGGCGGACAACAGTCCTCCAAGGAATCGCTGGTGGTGGTGGTCGAAGGCGACGGCCAGAAGATCGCGCTGGAAGTGGACGAACTGCTCGGCCAGCAGCAGGTGGTGGTCAAGAACATCGAGAACAACTACCGGCGGATTCCGGGCGTCTCCGGCGCCACCATCCTCGGCGATGGTCGCGTCTCGCTGATCGTGGACATCGGTGGCCTGGTGCGCTCGCTGAAGGTGCCGCAAGCCGCGTAA
- a CDS encoding methyl-accepting chemotaxis protein, which produces MKFLHSMTVGRRLASAFALLIVLLAGSTTLALYEFKTVKHQVAIIVEVNNRKAALLNQMRESNMLGERYLRDFMLASPQQLPAVDAQLKANRAHYAQLWAALKQLPTNSDGMRARQAIEYSLTAARATNGRLLDLVRAGDLEGAKRLLSGQAQPLLERRSKAIAAAVELQNQQNAAGADTILSSVALANRALIAFGLLAAGLAAALAWLISRSLVRPLKQATQVAEAIAHGKLDNPIGPQPGDEPGQLLTSMRGMQDQLKAVAAAQQDMARRHDAGQISFRMDQAAFPGEYGSMVRDTNALVASHIEVKMKLAQIMSRYAIGDMSQDMDRLPGEKAVLSDTMDAVKRNLSAMNSQIQLLAQAAANGDFSVRGDTQRFQHDFLAMVESLNQLMATADGNLGALSKVLQAIAAGDLTERMHGQFHGVFAQMRDNANATTEQLSAIVGRIQLATSAIDTAAGEIAAGNNDLSQRTEQQAANLEETAASMEELTSTVKQNAEHASQANQLAIGAAAVASQGGEVVAKVVTTMADIQGSSKKIAEIISVIDGIAFQTNILALNAAVEAARAGDQGRGFAVVASEVRTLAQRSAGAAKEIKELIDDSVSKVAEGSVLVDQAGTTMAEIVASVQRVTDIMGEISAASQEQSSGIEQVNLTVTQMDEATQQNAALVEEATAAARSMEEQAGQLSDAVSIFKLQQQSAPVAVASLPTATRVAGKAPASKQAASTKPASAKPRAAARPVAAVTAAAGDSSWHEF; this is translated from the coding sequence ATGAAATTTCTGCATTCCATGACCGTCGGGCGACGCCTGGCGTCGGCATTCGCGTTGCTGATCGTCTTACTTGCCGGCTCCACCACCCTGGCGCTGTACGAGTTCAAGACTGTCAAACACCAGGTCGCGATCATCGTCGAAGTCAATAACCGCAAGGCGGCGCTGCTCAACCAAATGCGCGAGAGCAACATGCTCGGCGAGCGTTATCTGCGCGACTTTATGCTGGCAAGCCCGCAACAGCTGCCGGCCGTCGATGCGCAGCTCAAGGCCAATCGCGCACATTACGCGCAGCTGTGGGCGGCGTTGAAACAACTACCAACCAACAGCGACGGCATGCGCGCACGGCAGGCCATCGAATACAGCCTCACCGCTGCACGCGCCACCAACGGCCGCCTGCTCGACCTGGTGCGCGCTGGCGACCTGGAGGGTGCAAAGCGGCTGCTCAGCGGCCAGGCGCAGCCATTGCTTGAGCGTCGCTCCAAGGCGATTGCCGCCGCGGTGGAATTGCAGAACCAGCAGAATGCCGCCGGTGCCGACACCATTTTGAGCAGCGTTGCGCTGGCAAACCGTGCATTGATCGCCTTCGGCCTGCTCGCGGCCGGCCTGGCCGCCGCGTTGGCGTGGCTGATTTCGCGCAGCCTGGTGCGTCCGCTCAAGCAGGCCACGCAGGTGGCCGAGGCCATCGCGCACGGCAAGCTGGATAACCCGATCGGCCCGCAACCGGGCGACGAACCTGGCCAATTGTTGACCAGCATGCGCGGCATGCAGGATCAGCTCAAGGCGGTAGCAGCCGCGCAGCAGGACATGGCGCGCCGGCACGACGCCGGCCAGATCAGCTTCCGCATGGATCAGGCGGCGTTTCCCGGCGAGTACGGCAGCATGGTGCGCGATACCAATGCACTGGTCGCTTCGCATATCGAAGTCAAGATGAAACTGGCGCAGATCATGTCGCGCTATGCCATCGGCGACATGAGCCAGGACATGGACCGCCTGCCCGGCGAGAAGGCCGTGCTCAGCGACACCATGGATGCGGTCAAGCGCAACCTCTCGGCGATGAACAGCCAGATCCAGCTGCTCGCGCAGGCGGCCGCCAATGGCGACTTCAGCGTACGCGGCGACACGCAGCGGTTTCAGCATGATTTTCTGGCGATGGTGGAAAGCCTCAACCAGTTGATGGCCACTGCCGATGGCAACCTCGGTGCGTTGTCCAAGGTGCTGCAAGCCATTGCCGCCGGCGATCTGACAGAGCGCATGCACGGCCAGTTCCACGGCGTGTTCGCGCAGATGCGCGACAACGCCAATGCCACCACCGAACAGTTGTCCGCCATCGTCGGGCGTATCCAGCTGGCTACCAGCGCGATCGACACCGCTGCCGGCGAAATCGCTGCCGGCAATAACGACCTGTCGCAGCGCACCGAGCAGCAAGCGGCCAATCTGGAAGAAACCGCCGCCTCGATGGAAGAACTCACTTCCACGGTGAAGCAGAACGCCGAGCACGCCAGCCAGGCCAATCAGCTCGCCATCGGCGCCGCGGCCGTGGCCTCGCAAGGTGGCGAAGTCGTCGCCAAGGTGGTCACCACCATGGCCGACATCCAGGGCTCTTCGAAGAAGATTGCCGAGATCATCAGCGTCATCGACGGCATTGCGTTCCAGACCAATATCCTGGCCTTGAATGCGGCCGTGGAAGCGGCGCGTGCCGGCGATCAGGGCCGCGGCTTTGCGGTGGTGGCCAGCGAGGTGCGCACCCTGGCCCAGCGCTCGGCCGGCGCGGCGAAGGAGATCAAGGAGTTGATCGACGATTCGGTGAGCAAGGTGGCCGAAGGCTCGGTGCTGGTGGACCAGGCCGGTACCACCATGGCCGAGATCGTCGCCAGCGTGCAGCGTGTGACCGACATCATGGGCGAGATCTCCGCCGCCTCGCAGGAGCAGTCGTCCGGCATCGAGCAGGTCAACCTCACCGTCACCCAGATGGACGAAGCCACCCAGCAAAACGCCGCTTTGGTCGAAGAAGCCACTGCGGCTGCGCGTTCGATGGAAGAACAGGCCGGCCAGTTGTCCGATGCGGTGTCGATCTTCAAGCTGCAGCAGCAGAGTGCACCGGTGGCGGTTGCCAGCCTGCCCACGGCCACGCGTGTTGCCGGCAAGGCGCCGGCCAGCAAGCAGGCTGCGAGCACAAAGCCCGCATCTGCCAAGCCGCGTGCTGCCGCACGTCCGGTGGCCGCCGTAACGGCTGCCGCTGGGGACTCAAGCTGGCACGAGTTCTAA
- a CDS encoding flagellar motor protein, with product MDRLSLIGLVLAIVAIVGGSVLKGAGISSLWSPAAFLIVIVGTVAAILLHTSPAVFRRAFKIVRWVIQPPASDGPQLLARIVEWSNIARRQGLLGLEDQLPRQDDAFLRKGLQMLVDGVEPESMRHMLEIEVDNQERQDLAAAKVFEGMGIYAPTLGIIGAVLGLMAVMKNLADPSMLGHGIAAAFTATIYGIASANLLFLPVAAKLKSVIHCSTNEREMAIEGLIAIAQGENPRNIESKLAGYLH from the coding sequence ATGGACAGACTCAGCCTCATTGGACTGGTGCTTGCGATCGTGGCGATCGTAGGCGGCAGCGTGTTGAAAGGCGCCGGGATTTCGTCGCTGTGGTCGCCGGCTGCCTTCCTGATTGTGATCGTCGGTACCGTGGCGGCGATTTTGCTGCACACCTCCCCGGCAGTTTTCCGGCGCGCCTTCAAGATTGTGCGCTGGGTGATCCAGCCGCCGGCCAGCGACGGCCCGCAGCTGCTGGCGCGCATCGTCGAATGGAGCAACATCGCCCGTCGTCAGGGCCTGCTGGGCCTGGAAGACCAGCTCCCGCGCCAGGACGACGCGTTCCTGCGCAAAGGCCTGCAGATGCTGGTCGATGGCGTGGAGCCCGAATCCATGCGGCATATGCTCGAGATCGAAGTGGACAACCAGGAGCGCCAGGATCTTGCCGCCGCCAAGGTGTTCGAAGGCATGGGCATCTACGCGCCCACGCTGGGCATCATCGGCGCGGTGCTGGGCCTGATGGCGGTGATGAAGAACCTGGCCGACCCGTCCATGCTCGGCCACGGCATCGCTGCCGCGTTCACCGCCACCATCTACGGCATCGCCTCGGCCAACCTGCTGTTCCTGCCGGTGGCCGCCAAGCTCAAGAGCGTCATCCATTGCAGCACCAACGAGCGCGAAATGGCGATCGAAGGCTTGATCGCGATCGCCCAGGGCGAGAACCCGCGCAACATCGAGTCGAAATTGGCAGGCTACTTGCATTAG
- the motD gene encoding flagellar motor protein MotD codes for MARRRKHHEEHGNHEAWAIPYADLMTLLLAFFVVMYAISSLNEGKYKVMAQALTTAFGGSSKAASPVQLGNTQSLGADYDRPSVIKAGAPMAASNGPTDPTILPSMAAQMRMPVSLRNQAQLARAQRQMDAVAQQLNKTLSPLIDKQLITIRRRDLWIEVEINSDILFVTGSALLAGSARGTLSTLAAVLRDAPNGVRVEGYTDNQPIATAQFPSNWELSAARAASVVHLFADEGVAPQRLAMVGYGEFRARADNSTEAGRNANRRVVLIILADSAGSLAPDPPSQIHATAAGAPKLPKSDGGQTAVTTESGTSSVPAVIEGVH; via the coding sequence ATGGCCCGCCGTCGCAAACATCACGAAGAACATGGCAACCACGAAGCGTGGGCGATTCCGTATGCCGATCTGATGACGCTGCTGCTGGCGTTCTTCGTGGTCATGTACGCCATCTCCTCGCTCAACGAAGGCAAGTACAAGGTGATGGCGCAGGCGCTGACCACCGCCTTCGGTGGCTCGTCCAAGGCTGCAAGCCCCGTGCAGCTGGGCAACACCCAGAGCCTGGGCGCCGACTACGACCGCCCTTCGGTGATCAAGGCCGGCGCGCCGATGGCCGCCTCCAACGGGCCTACCGACCCCACCATCCTGCCGTCGATGGCCGCGCAGATGCGCATGCCGGTGTCGCTGCGCAATCAGGCGCAGCTGGCGCGCGCGCAGCGGCAGATGGATGCGGTGGCGCAGCAGTTGAACAAGACCCTGTCGCCGCTGATCGACAAGCAACTCATCACCATCCGCCGCCGCGATCTGTGGATCGAGGTGGAGATCAACAGCGACATCCTGTTCGTCACCGGCTCTGCGCTGCTGGCCGGGAGCGCGCGCGGCACCCTGTCCACCCTGGCGGCAGTGTTGCGCGATGCACCCAACGGCGTGCGCGTGGAGGGCTATACCGACAACCAGCCCATCGCCACCGCGCAGTTCCCCTCCAACTGGGAACTGTCGGCCGCGCGTGCCGCCAGCGTGGTGCACCTGTTCGCCGATGAAGGCGTCGCCCCGCAACGATTGGCGATGGTTGGCTATGGAGAATTCCGCGCACGTGCCGATAACAGCACCGAGGCGGGACGGAATGCGAACCGGCGTGTGGTGTTGATCATCCTCGCTGACTCGGCTGGCTCACTCGCACCCGATCCGCCATCGCAGATCCATGCGACCGCCGCCGGGGCGCCGAAGCTTCCCAAGTCTGACGGCGGCCAAACGGCCGTCACCACCGAAAGCGGCACAAGTTCCGTCCCCGCCGTAATTGAAGGAGTGCACTGA
- a CDS encoding chemotaxis protein CheW, producing the protein MSNHTANGELDDYLEGLLHDAGVEIDVATVTAVASAAPVAAEADLAQADDLALAEPPVQATAAPQVSAPVLSAEAIAADFLAEMDADPAFGPPVIAAPSADDIAADFLAEMDADPAFAPRVVAPSAADIAADFLAEMDADPAFGPPVVAAPSAADIAADFLAEMDADPAFATAAPSPFMSTADLMAEMDADPAFASAEPSADMIAADLLAELDSDPAFGLDAAPVAVPVPAPARPAPAPARAAPAPVYPQGLQALLAPGQAEHIHAERRASERSTRWLRLRCGEQTYALELLKVQEVVLPVPLLPLRGTPSAMLGIMNLRGQVVPVIDLGIHLGSSPVDMDLHTRVVVLEENGETMGLRVSAVEDVTSLTDHQIEPPDNARLCRISNNLFRGVARLGHHPMILLDATHLLH; encoded by the coding sequence ATGAGCAACCACACCGCCAATGGTGAGCTGGACGATTATCTGGAAGGCCTGCTGCACGATGCCGGCGTCGAGATCGACGTGGCCACGGTCACCGCCGTCGCCAGCGCAGCGCCAGTGGCTGCCGAGGCAGACCTCGCGCAGGCCGATGACCTGGCACTGGCGGAACCGCCCGTGCAGGCCACTGCAGCACCGCAGGTGAGCGCCCCGGTGCTCAGCGCCGAAGCGATCGCCGCCGATTTTCTCGCCGAAATGGACGCCGACCCGGCGTTCGGCCCGCCAGTGATTGCCGCGCCGAGCGCCGACGACATCGCGGCGGATTTCCTGGCCGAGATGGATGCCGACCCGGCCTTCGCGCCGCGCGTGGTGGCACCCAGTGCCGCCGACATCGCCGCCGATTTCCTGGCCGAAATGGATGCCGACCCCGCCTTCGGCCCGCCGGTGGTGGCTGCACCGAGCGCCGCAGATATCGCGGCGGATTTCCTCGCCGAGATGGATGCGGACCCCGCCTTTGCCACGGCCGCGCCCAGCCCATTCATGAGCACTGCAGATCTGATGGCCGAGATGGATGCCGACCCGGCATTCGCCAGCGCAGAACCCAGCGCGGACATGATCGCCGCCGACCTGCTGGCAGAACTGGATTCGGACCCGGCTTTCGGGCTGGACGCCGCGCCGGTGGCCGTCCCCGTCCCCGCACCTGCACGTCCGGCACCGGCACCCGCGCGTGCTGCGCCGGCACCGGTCTACCCGCAGGGCCTGCAGGCACTGCTGGCACCGGGCCAGGCCGAACATATCCACGCCGAGCGCCGTGCCAGCGAGCGCAGTACGCGCTGGCTGCGTCTGCGCTGCGGCGAACAAACCTATGCGCTGGAACTGCTCAAGGTGCAGGAAGTGGTATTGCCGGTGCCGCTGCTGCCGCTGCGCGGTACGCCCAGCGCCATGCTCGGCATCATGAACCTGCGTGGCCAGGTGGTGCCGGTGATCGACCTGGGCATACACCTGGGCTCATCGCCGGTGGACATGGACCTGCACACCCGCGTGGTGGTGCTGGAAGAGAACGGCGAAACCATGGGCCTGCGCGTGTCGGCGGTGGAAGACGTCACCAGCCTCACCGATCACCAGATCGAGCCGCCGGACAACGCCCGCCTGTGCCGCATTTCCAACAACCTGTTCCGTGGCGTGGCGCGCCTGGGCCATCACCCGATGATCCTGCTCGACGCCACCCACCTGCTGCATTAA
- a CDS encoding response regulator produces MSARILVVDDSASMRQMVSFALTSAGFAVEEAEDGAVALGRAKGQRFNAVVTDVNMPNMDGISLIRELRQLPDYKFTPMLMLTTESAADKKSEGKAAGATGWLVKPFNPEQLIATVQKVLG; encoded by the coding sequence ATGAGCGCACGTATCTTGGTGGTGGACGATTCGGCGTCGATGCGCCAGATGGTCTCTTTCGCCCTCACCTCTGCCGGCTTTGCCGTCGAAGAAGCCGAAGACGGCGCCGTGGCGCTGGGCCGCGCGAAGGGCCAGCGCTTCAATGCGGTGGTGACCGACGTGAACATGCCCAACATGGACGGCATCTCGCTGATCCGCGAACTGCGCCAGCTGCCGGACTACAAGTTCACGCCCATGCTGATGCTGACCACCGAGTCGGCAGCCGACAAGAAATCCGAAGGCAAGGCGGCCGGCGCGACCGGTTGGCTGGTCAAGCCGTTCAATCCCGAACAGCTGATTGCCACCGTCCAGAAAGTCCTGGGTTAA
- a CDS encoding ParA family protein — MRIWAIANQKGGVGKTTTTLALGRGLAALGHRVLLIDLDPHSSLTRAFGVAVDPPPRGVLDLFGTPPSDLASLAHESAIPGLSYVCAQAALATLERRSANQPGLGLALQNAMARHAGQHDYILLDCPPTLGLLMINALAACDRVVVPTQAEPLALHGLASMVRTADMVQRSRRRDLPVSILPTLFDRRTRAGNETLKEMQTTYGPVVWEDAVPMDTRICNAAALTVPATTIDYQGRGLSAYRRALEWVLADDAMRMEQAA; from the coding sequence ATGCGTATCTGGGCAATCGCCAACCAAAAGGGCGGCGTGGGCAAGACCACCACGACGCTGGCACTGGGTCGCGGCCTGGCCGCGCTCGGGCACCGGGTGCTGTTGATCGACCTCGATCCGCACTCGTCACTCACCCGCGCGTTCGGCGTGGCCGTGGACCCGCCGCCGCGCGGCGTGCTGGACCTGTTCGGCACCCCGCCGAGCGACCTGGCCAGCCTGGCGCACGAAAGCGCCATCCCCGGCCTGTCCTACGTGTGCGCACAGGCTGCCCTGGCCACGCTGGAGCGCCGCAGCGCCAACCAGCCTGGCCTGGGCCTGGCCCTGCAGAACGCCATGGCCCGGCATGCCGGCCAGCACGACTACATCCTGCTCGACTGCCCGCCCACGCTGGGCCTGTTGATGATCAACGCGCTGGCCGCCTGCGACCGCGTGGTGGTGCCGACCCAGGCCGAACCGCTCGCCTTGCACGGCCTGGCCAGCATGGTGCGCACCGCCGACATGGTGCAGCGCTCGCGCCGCCGCGACTTGCCGGTGTCGATCCTGCCCACCCTGTTCGACCGCCGCACCCGCGCCGGCAACGAAACGCTGAAAGAAATGCAGACCACCTACGGCCCGGTGGTGTGGGAAGACGCGGTGCCGATGGATACACGCATCTGCAACGCCGCCGCCCTCACCGTGCCGGCCACCACCATCGATTACCAGGGCCGCGGCTTGTCCGCGTATCGCCGCGCGCTGGAATGGGTGCTGGCCGATGACGCGATGCGGATGGAGCAAGCGGCATGA
- a CDS encoding STAS domain-containing protein has translation MSTVILGEDLGIETSADLKQKLAAVLTQDGELVLDAGEVRRIHTASVQLLCAFVQARRSAGLQTEFDGCNDTFRDAARLLGVTDALGLSASNDNLKSVENAA, from the coding sequence ATGAGCACAGTGATATTGGGTGAGGATCTCGGCATCGAGACCAGCGCCGACCTCAAGCAAAAACTGGCTGCAGTCCTGACGCAGGACGGCGAGCTGGTGCTTGACGCCGGCGAAGTCCGGCGCATCCACACCGCAAGCGTGCAGCTGCTCTGCGCTTTCGTGCAGGCCCGCCGCAGTGCGGGGCTGCAGACCGAATTCGATGGCTGCAACGACACTTTTAGAGATGCGGCCCGTCTGCTCGGCGTCACTGACGCGCTCGGACTTTCCGCATCCAATGACAACCTGAAATCTGTGGAGAACGCCGCATGA